A window from Polyangium spumosum encodes these proteins:
- a CDS encoding nitric-oxide reductase large subunit: MRHTRLWTAFGAVIVFSFAVLGWFGVEIYRKAPPIPDRVVVASEGRTLFTGQDIRDGQNVWQSLGGQEVGSIWGHGAYVAPDWSADWLHREATWILDVWARDEKGTTFDDLPAPDRASLIERLKAEMRTNTYDPRTGAITVSPLRARAIEEVSRHYTALFGADPAMAELRDAYAIPAETLRDPERQRLMNAFFFWAAWACATERPGATITYSNNWPSEPLIGNTPSGALVVWSVVSFVLLLAGIGALAWYFAAQRHRPEKEPEYPTRDPLLGLQATPSMRATRKYFWVVAALVVVQIGLGAVSAHYGVEGSGFYGIPLDQWLPYAVTRTWHVQLGIFWIATAWLATGLFIAPAVGGHEPKYQRAGVNFLFVCLLVIVVGSLAGQWFGVRQKLGFEANFWFGHQGYEYVDLGRFWQIFLLVGLFLWLFLIGRAMWPAFKKGGESKHLLALFLIASAAIALFYAAGLMWGRQTNLAMAEYWRWWVVHLWVEGFFEVFATVVIAFLFARMGLLRIATATTAVLFSTILFLSGGIIGTFHHLYFTGTPTSVLALGATFSALEVVPLVLIGFEAYENLTLSRARPWVAAYKWPIYFFVAVAFWNLVGAGLFGFFINPPIALYYMQGLNTTPVHGHTALFGVYGMLGIGLMLFCLKGLSTHRVWRTGALSFAFWAINIGLALMVLLSLLPLGLLQTWASVEHGMWYARSAEFLQTPRMDTLRWLRVVGDTIFAAGALALGWFVLGLKTGWSLRAEGDPGLPLERRPFVIGPPSEKEV, from the coding sequence ATGCGTCATACGAGGCTGTGGACGGCGTTCGGCGCGGTCATCGTGTTTTCTTTCGCCGTGCTCGGCTGGTTCGGCGTCGAGATTTACCGCAAAGCGCCGCCCATCCCGGATCGTGTCGTCGTGGCCTCGGAGGGACGCACCCTCTTCACGGGTCAGGACATTCGCGACGGCCAGAACGTCTGGCAATCTCTCGGCGGCCAGGAGGTCGGCTCGATATGGGGGCACGGCGCCTACGTCGCCCCCGATTGGTCGGCGGACTGGCTCCACCGCGAGGCGACGTGGATCCTCGACGTCTGGGCGCGCGACGAAAAGGGCACGACCTTCGACGACCTCCCCGCCCCGGATCGCGCCTCCCTCATCGAGCGCCTCAAGGCCGAGATGCGGACGAACACCTACGACCCCCGGACGGGCGCGATCACCGTGAGCCCGCTCCGCGCCCGCGCGATCGAGGAGGTCTCCAGGCATTACACGGCCCTCTTCGGCGCCGACCCCGCGATGGCCGAATTGCGCGACGCCTACGCCATCCCGGCCGAGACGCTCCGGGACCCCGAGCGCCAGCGCCTCATGAATGCCTTCTTTTTCTGGGCGGCGTGGGCCTGCGCGACCGAGCGCCCCGGCGCGACCATCACCTACAGCAACAACTGGCCCTCCGAACCGCTCATCGGCAATACGCCCTCGGGCGCGCTCGTGGTGTGGTCCGTCGTGAGCTTCGTCCTCTTGCTCGCCGGCATCGGCGCGCTCGCGTGGTACTTCGCGGCCCAGCGCCACCGCCCCGAGAAGGAGCCCGAGTATCCCACGCGGGATCCCCTGCTCGGCCTCCAGGCCACGCCCTCCATGCGCGCGACGCGCAAGTATTTCTGGGTCGTCGCCGCGCTCGTCGTCGTGCAGATCGGCCTCGGCGCGGTGAGCGCCCATTACGGCGTCGAGGGCTCCGGCTTCTACGGCATCCCCCTCGACCAGTGGCTACCGTATGCCGTCACGCGCACCTGGCACGTCCAGCTCGGCATCTTCTGGATCGCCACGGCCTGGCTCGCCACCGGCCTCTTCATCGCGCCGGCCGTCGGCGGCCACGAGCCGAAATACCAGCGCGCCGGCGTCAATTTCCTCTTCGTCTGCTTGCTCGTCATCGTGGTCGGCTCCCTCGCCGGCCAGTGGTTCGGGGTCCGGCAGAAGCTCGGCTTCGAGGCGAACTTCTGGTTCGGCCACCAGGGCTACGAATACGTCGACCTCGGCCGCTTCTGGCAGATCTTCCTGCTCGTTGGCCTCTTCCTCTGGCTCTTCCTCATCGGGCGAGCGATGTGGCCCGCGTTCAAGAAGGGCGGCGAGAGCAAGCACCTGCTCGCCTTGTTCCTCATCGCCTCGGCGGCGATCGCCCTGTTCTACGCCGCCGGCCTCATGTGGGGGCGCCAGACGAACCTCGCCATGGCCGAATACTGGCGCTGGTGGGTCGTGCACCTCTGGGTCGAGGGCTTCTTCGAGGTCTTCGCCACCGTCGTGATCGCCTTCCTCTTCGCGCGTATGGGCCTCTTGCGGATCGCGACCGCGACCACGGCCGTCCTCTTCTCGACGATCCTCTTCCTCTCGGGCGGCATCATCGGCACCTTCCACCACCTCTATTTCACGGGCACGCCGACCTCGGTCCTCGCCCTCGGCGCGACGTTCAGCGCGCTCGAGGTCGTGCCCCTCGTGCTCATCGGCTTCGAGGCCTACGAAAACCTCACGCTCTCGCGCGCGAGGCCCTGGGTCGCCGCGTACAAGTGGCCCATTTACTTCTTCGTGGCCGTCGCGTTCTGGAACCTCGTCGGCGCGGGCCTCTTCGGCTTCTTCATCAACCCGCCGATCGCGCTTTATTACATGCAGGGCCTCAACACCACGCCCGTCCACGGCCACACCGCCCTCTTCGGCGTCTACGGCATGCTCGGCATCGGCCTCATGCTCTTTTGCCTCAAGGGGTTGTCGACGCACCGCGTGTGGAGGACGGGCGCGCTCTCCTTCGCGTTCTGGGCGATCAACATCGGCCTCGCGCTGATGGTGCTCCTGAGCCTGCTCCCGCTCGGCCTCTTGCAGACCTGGGCCAGCGTCGAACACGGCATGTGGTATGCGCGCTCGGCGGAGTTCCTGCAGACGCCGCGTATGGACACGCTGCGGTGGTTACGCGTCGTCGGGGATACGATCTTCGCCGCGGGCGCGCTCGCGCTCGGCTGGTTCGTCCTCGGGCTCAAGACGGGCTGGTCGCTGCGCGCCGAGGGGGACCCGGGGCTGCCGCTCGAGCGCAGGCCCTTCGTGATCGGCCCGCCCAGCGAGAAGGAAGTTTGA
- a CDS encoding ABC transporter ATP-binding protein, whose product MIELCDVTKRYGETVVVDHVSLCVAEGELLVLLGASGSGKTTTLKMVNRLVEATSGRIRVAGEDITRAVPHELRRRIGYVFQALGLFPHLTVAENIGVTPRLLGWDEGRIRARVASLLELVELDPGVITSRFPHELSGGQAQRVAVARALAAEPPVLLLDEPFGALDPLTRERLQASFDGIRKKLGVTAIFVTHDMVEAMTLGDRVAVMKSGELLQVGTASELARAPADPYVKELVSAPLRRAAFVTAKLGGGEA is encoded by the coding sequence ATGATCGAGCTGTGCGACGTGACCAAGCGTTACGGCGAGACCGTCGTCGTCGATCACGTCTCGTTGTGTGTCGCCGAGGGCGAGCTGCTGGTCCTGCTCGGCGCGTCCGGCTCCGGGAAGACGACCACGCTGAAAATGGTCAATCGGCTCGTCGAGGCGACGTCCGGACGCATTCGCGTGGCGGGAGAGGACATCACGCGCGCCGTCCCGCACGAGCTGCGGCGCCGCATCGGGTACGTGTTCCAGGCGCTCGGGCTCTTTCCGCACCTGACCGTGGCCGAGAACATCGGCGTCACGCCTCGGCTGCTCGGCTGGGACGAGGGCCGCATCCGGGCGCGTGTCGCCTCGTTGCTCGAGCTCGTCGAGCTCGACCCCGGCGTCATCACGAGCCGCTTTCCCCACGAGCTCTCGGGCGGCCAGGCGCAGCGCGTCGCCGTCGCGCGCGCGCTCGCGGCCGAGCCGCCGGTCCTGCTGCTCGACGAGCCTTTTGGCGCGCTCGACCCCCTCACGCGCGAGCGGCTCCAGGCCTCGTTTGATGGCATCCGCAAGAAGCTCGGGGTCACGGCCATCTTCGTCACGCACGACATGGTCGAGGCCATGACGCTCGGGGATCGCGTGGCCGTGATGAAGAGCGGAGAGCTCCTGCAGGTCGGGACGGCCTCGGAGCTCGCGCGCGCGCCGGCCGATCCTTACGTGAAGGAGCTCGTCTCCGCGCCTCTGCGGCGAGCGGCCTTCGTCACGGCGAAGCTCGGGGGAGGTGAGGCTTGA
- a CDS encoding ABC transporter permease/substrate-binding protein, whose product MKEQLALLPGLLAAHLGLSLVALALGIVVSVPLGVVVSRSPRLAPPIVGAASVLQTIPSLALLAFMVPALAALGARSIGYLPALIGLVLYSLLPILRNTVAGLSGLDPAVLEAAKGVGMTPRQSLFRVELPLAMPVIVAGIRISAVWTVGTATLSTPVGAPSLGNYIFGGLQTRNYTSVLVGCVASAVLALVIDGLLRGVHVGLSQRRRGALAVSLVGFLLLAAYGAAPFVRAAASREEAPVTIGAKTFTESYILAEILAAEVQRRTGSPTRTVGSLGSTVAFDALRTGQIDAYVDYSGTLWATVLGRGEAPADRETVRAEVERLLPERYGVHVVAALGFENTYTLAMRRAEAERLGLRRIGDLAPLARRLRVGGDYEFFLRPEWKNISRVYGLVFAEERSMDSSLMYEAAKNGAVDVIGAFSTDGRIAAYDLVVLEDDRHAIPPYDALVLASDHLVRERPEVIDALRALAGRIDEGTMRRLNREVDQEKQTPAAVAGAFLERLR is encoded by the coding sequence TTGAAGGAGCAGCTCGCGCTTCTGCCTGGCCTGCTCGCGGCCCACCTCGGGCTCTCGCTCGTCGCGCTCGCGCTGGGGATCGTGGTCAGCGTCCCGCTCGGCGTCGTCGTGTCGCGGTCCCCGAGGCTCGCGCCGCCGATCGTCGGCGCGGCGAGTGTCCTGCAGACCATCCCGAGCCTCGCCTTGCTCGCGTTCATGGTCCCCGCGCTCGCCGCGCTCGGGGCCCGGAGCATCGGGTATCTGCCCGCGCTGATCGGGCTCGTCTTGTACAGCCTCTTGCCCATTCTGCGGAACACCGTGGCGGGGTTGTCCGGCCTCGATCCGGCCGTGCTGGAGGCGGCGAAGGGCGTGGGCATGACGCCACGACAATCGCTGTTTCGTGTCGAGCTCCCCCTCGCGATGCCCGTGATCGTGGCCGGCATCCGTATCTCCGCCGTCTGGACCGTCGGGACGGCCACGCTCTCGACCCCGGTCGGCGCGCCGAGCCTCGGCAATTACATCTTCGGCGGGCTGCAGACCCGCAATTACACGTCCGTGCTCGTCGGGTGCGTGGCCTCCGCCGTCCTCGCGCTCGTCATCGACGGGCTCTTGCGTGGCGTTCACGTGGGGCTCTCGCAGCGGCGGCGGGGCGCGCTGGCCGTCTCCCTCGTGGGCTTCTTGTTGCTCGCGGCGTACGGCGCCGCGCCTTTCGTGCGGGCAGCGGCTTCGCGGGAGGAGGCGCCGGTGACCATCGGCGCCAAGACGTTCACGGAGAGCTACATCCTCGCGGAGATCCTCGCGGCCGAGGTGCAGCGCCGGACGGGTTCGCCCACGCGGACCGTGGGTTCGCTCGGGTCCACCGTCGCCTTCGACGCGCTCCGGACAGGGCAGATCGACGCTTACGTCGATTACTCGGGCACGCTCTGGGCCACGGTGCTCGGGCGCGGCGAGGCGCCGGCCGATCGGGAGACGGTGCGCGCGGAGGTCGAGCGGCTGCTGCCCGAGCGATACGGGGTGCACGTCGTCGCGGCGCTCGGCTTCGAGAATACCTATACGCTCGCCATGCGCCGCGCCGAGGCCGAGCGGCTCGGGCTGCGCCGCATCGGCGACCTCGCCCCGCTCGCGCGGCGCCTGCGCGTCGGCGGCGATTACGAATTTTTTCTGCGGCCCGAGTGGAAGAACATTTCGCGCGTCTACGGCCTCGTGTTCGCCGAGGAGCGCAGCATGGATTCCTCCCTCATGTACGAGGCCGCGAAGAACGGCGCGGTCGACGTGATCGGCGCGTTCTCCACGGACGGCCGCATCGCCGCCTACGACCTCGTCGTGCTCGAGGACGACCGCCACGCGATCCCGCCGTACGACGCGCTCGTGCTGGCGAGTGATCACCTCGTGCGCGAGCGCCCCGAGGTGATCGACGCGCTGCGCGCGCTCGCGGGCCGGATCGACGAAGGCACGATGCGGCGGCTCAACCGCGAGGTCGATCAGGAGAAACAAACGCCGGCCGCGGTGGCCGGCGCTTTCCTGGAGCGCCTGCGCTGA
- a CDS encoding DUF4159 domain-containing protein encodes MRARVTSLVLVLVAVLLVALVPRPSRAFGEEGAFNPRILLTGTARWEGARTTGPARWSEELTRRTSAPARLSPTTVRADAPALLAEPFAIWGGEDDVPPLTEREVLGIRRFLALGGVLLIDDFAPESGAFGKAARREIARVLPDGAPIPIGTENVVFRSFYLLRRAVGRVEGQPKLEAIMRGGVPQVIFAKHDLLGALARAANGTHPFVVVPNGEPQREQAARLAVNVAMFVLCSNYKDDQVHAPFLMRRRAAEPSP; translated from the coding sequence ATGCGCGCGCGGGTGACGTCGCTCGTCCTCGTGCTCGTGGCGGTGCTGCTCGTCGCGCTCGTGCCGCGGCCGTCGCGGGCGTTCGGAGAGGAAGGGGCGTTCAACCCGCGGATCCTGCTCACAGGCACGGCGCGCTGGGAGGGCGCGCGGACGACCGGGCCCGCGCGATGGTCCGAGGAGCTCACGCGTCGCACGAGCGCGCCCGCGCGGCTGTCCCCCACGACGGTGCGCGCCGACGCGCCCGCCTTGCTCGCCGAGCCCTTCGCGATCTGGGGCGGCGAGGACGACGTGCCGCCGCTGACGGAGCGCGAGGTGCTCGGGATCCGGCGCTTCCTCGCGCTCGGCGGCGTGTTGCTCATCGACGACTTCGCGCCCGAGTCGGGCGCGTTCGGCAAGGCGGCGCGGCGCGAGATCGCGCGCGTGTTGCCCGACGGCGCGCCGATCCCGATCGGCACCGAGAACGTGGTGTTCCGCTCGTTTTACCTGCTCCGCCGCGCCGTCGGGCGCGTCGAGGGGCAGCCGAAGCTCGAGGCGATCATGCGCGGCGGCGTGCCGCAGGTGATCTTCGCGAAGCACGACCTGCTCGGCGCGCTCGCCCGCGCGGCGAACGGGACGCATCCGTTCGTGGTGGTCCCGAACGGCGAGCCACAACGCGAGCAGGCCGCGAGGCTCGCGGTGAACGTGGCGATGTTCGTGCTCTGCTCGAACTACAAGGACGACCAGGTGCACGCGCCCTTCCTGATGCGGCGTCGCGCGGCGGAGCCCTCTCCATGA
- a CDS encoding GNAT family N-acetyltransferase, which translates to MSSRPFIRLADITDLDGFADHIVRHSAESGREGSLHFAISRSPERASVREHARQRWERALSESLWGRCFVLIEPARGWVVGHLELRGGRFSAEMHRAILGMGIERGFVRQGHGQQLMEAAVGWAKRTGKIAWIDLGVFEHNLPARSLYQRVGFVENGKRKDAFRIDSGMLVTDISMSLRIA; encoded by the coding sequence ATGTCGAGCCGCCCATTCATCCGCCTCGCGGACATCACCGACCTCGACGGGTTCGCCGATCACATCGTCCGGCACTCGGCCGAGAGCGGGCGCGAGGGCTCCTTGCATTTCGCGATCTCGCGCTCGCCCGAGCGCGCGAGCGTGCGCGAGCACGCGCGGCAGCGCTGGGAGCGCGCGCTCTCGGAGTCGCTCTGGGGCCGCTGTTTCGTGCTCATCGAGCCTGCGCGTGGCTGGGTCGTGGGGCACCTCGAGCTTCGTGGCGGTCGCTTCTCGGCGGAGATGCACCGCGCGATCCTCGGCATGGGCATCGAGCGGGGCTTCGTGCGCCAGGGCCACGGCCAGCAATTGATGGAGGCCGCGGTCGGCTGGGCGAAGCGGACGGGCAAGATCGCCTGGATCGACCTCGGCGTCTTCGAGCACAACCTGCCCGCGCGCAGCCTCTACCAGCGGGTGGGATTCGTCGAGAATGGCAAGCGCAAGGACGCATTCCGCATCGATTCGGGCATGCTGGTGACGGACATTTCGATGTCGCTCCGTATTGCTTGA
- a CDS encoding Hint domain-containing protein — protein sequence MKNTWKGMGALGLGFWLMGAGCWSSCFVRGTRIVTPQGFRRIEDLVVGDEVYSFDLATRRPVVRRVAEVLRAEAAEILHIAAGELVLAGVTPEHPFYDAELGAYAPAGELQKGTRLVAWLGAADVRELEITEHRSVSARGKVEVFNLTIDGPEHNYFAEGLLVHNKDVPTTGNNYQGLPCASNADCTPGGLFCVPTSDGLCGAVEATCEKIVCEDGPLRTICGCDGKPHIADNCPSVNDVNIDKRPEACAPPEGMYNCGNGTCALETQYCLEGYLTVACEDLPPSCTGAEATCECLEAAGVASCGCVVSDGGIRVSGCKP from the coding sequence ATGAAGAATACGTGGAAGGGCATGGGGGCGCTCGGGCTCGGGTTCTGGCTGATGGGGGCGGGCTGCTGGTCGTCGTGCTTCGTGCGTGGGACGCGCATCGTGACGCCGCAGGGGTTTCGCCGCATCGAGGACCTCGTGGTGGGCGACGAGGTGTACAGCTTCGACCTCGCGACGCGGCGGCCCGTGGTGCGCAGGGTGGCGGAGGTGCTCCGGGCCGAGGCGGCGGAGATCCTCCACATCGCGGCGGGTGAGCTCGTCCTCGCCGGCGTGACGCCCGAGCACCCGTTTTATGACGCCGAGCTCGGGGCTTATGCCCCTGCGGGCGAGCTCCAAAAAGGGACGCGGCTCGTCGCGTGGCTCGGCGCCGCAGACGTCCGCGAGCTCGAGATCACCGAGCACCGGAGTGTGTCCGCCCGTGGCAAGGTCGAGGTCTTCAATTTGACGATCGACGGACCCGAGCACAACTACTTCGCGGAGGGATTGCTCGTCCACAACAAGGATGTCCCCACCACCGGCAACAATTACCAGGGATTGCCTTGCGCCTCGAATGCGGATTGTACTCCCGGCGGGCTGTTTTGCGTGCCGACCTCCGACGGCCTCTGCGGCGCGGTCGAGGCGACCTGCGAGAAGATCGTCTGTGAAGACGGCCCGCTCCGCACCATCTGTGGTTGCGACGGCAAACCACACATCGCGGACAACTGCCCCAGCGTCAACGACGTCAACATCGACAAGCGCCCGGAGGCGTGCGCCCCTCCGGAAGGCATGTACAACTGCGGCAACGGGACCTGCGCCCTCGAAACGCAGTATTGCCTGGAGGGATATCTCACCGTCGCATGCGAGGACCTCCCGCCGAGCTGCACGGGCGCCGAGGCGACCTGCGAATGCCTCGAGGCGGCCGGCGTCGCGAGCTGCGGCTGCGTGGTGAGCGACGGGGGGATCCGCGTCTCCGGTTGCAAGCCCTGA
- a CDS encoding glutamine amidotransferase, translated as MTTSFAPSGDLAPSYQILAALLTVLGIVLLVMELRRSRGAQRSPRSSIAAFVTGALASIGLLLAVLRPVAIQSKGSLVGPRVVVLADVSRSIDLPGPAGKTRRQEAARALGELQKHGAEVRLYGLAFGKGSPTPLSAALASGAAEGAQNTPEGQLAQALLAARPMPRSDLAGAIEAVARAADERPAAIVVLSDGRLDRPGEGQAGEGIRAALGTLTVPVHAISLATEAPRDASVRVVRAAGAAVAHQPLTLRIEIGCAGGLDCDEVPVSLRELRETGEPTELARGKANASSGAATLELEVTLDRAGARILEVSIDAPDGDVVPDNDTRYVTIDVARDRVRVLHVAGRPTYDVRALRMWLKADASVDVVAFFILRTPTDDVVAPSEELALIPFPVDELFSEHLPSFDAVVLQDFNAAPYGLAKHLRSLSRYVDKGGGLIMVGGPDAFVPGNYAGTPLAEVLPVELDRGPGAEGSDVASFVPRTTEAGRAAPVLGPLRDLIGEEWPEMPGANVVGDARPGATVLLEHPTRKTPKGGPMPILALGEHGSGRTIALAIDGSHRLLFSAFAANAAGRAHGAFWDALLGWLMRDPRFEPAVVDLADGCIAGEDTTLTLRPLPGQKGDAKITIRKLGAGEVLRTLSARLDGKGEPLSLDAGKLEPGGYSATVEIVPSEAGAAADGTTSAERGPTTRRDFACERGGDEWADTRPDPERLAAIAEATGGKSVTADGIGSLPLPAATQIAAERRVSPLLPPWAWTLGAAMLVGVHWIVRRRSGLA; from the coding sequence ATGACGACGAGCTTCGCGCCGTCGGGGGACCTCGCGCCGTCGTACCAGATCCTCGCCGCCCTGCTCACGGTCCTCGGGATCGTGCTGCTCGTGATGGAGCTGCGGCGCTCGCGGGGGGCGCAGCGGAGCCCCCGATCGTCGATCGCCGCGTTCGTGACGGGCGCGCTCGCGTCGATCGGGTTGCTCCTCGCGGTGCTGCGGCCCGTGGCGATCCAGAGCAAGGGCAGTTTGGTGGGGCCACGCGTGGTGGTGCTCGCCGACGTGTCGCGGTCGATCGATCTGCCGGGGCCCGCGGGAAAGACGCGCCGTCAGGAGGCCGCGCGCGCGCTCGGGGAGCTCCAGAAGCACGGCGCGGAGGTGCGGCTCTACGGGCTCGCGTTCGGCAAAGGGAGCCCGACGCCGCTCTCCGCGGCGCTCGCGAGCGGCGCGGCCGAGGGGGCGCAAAACACACCGGAAGGTCAGCTCGCGCAGGCGCTGCTCGCGGCGCGGCCGATGCCCCGATCGGATCTGGCGGGCGCGATCGAGGCGGTCGCGCGCGCGGCGGACGAGCGGCCCGCGGCGATCGTGGTGCTCTCGGATGGAAGGCTCGACCGGCCCGGCGAAGGGCAAGCAGGCGAGGGGATCCGCGCCGCGCTCGGGACGCTGACGGTGCCGGTGCACGCAATCTCGCTCGCCACGGAGGCGCCGCGGGACGCGAGCGTGCGCGTGGTGCGGGCAGCCGGCGCGGCCGTCGCGCATCAGCCGCTCACCCTGCGGATCGAGATCGGATGCGCGGGCGGGCTCGACTGCGACGAGGTCCCGGTGTCGCTGCGCGAGCTGCGCGAGACGGGGGAGCCGACCGAGCTCGCGAGGGGCAAGGCGAACGCGTCGAGCGGCGCGGCGACGCTGGAGCTCGAGGTGACGCTCGACCGCGCCGGCGCGCGGATCCTGGAGGTGTCGATCGACGCGCCGGACGGCGACGTGGTGCCGGACAACGACACGCGGTACGTGACGATCGACGTGGCGCGGGACCGCGTGCGCGTGCTGCACGTGGCAGGCAGGCCGACGTACGACGTGCGCGCGCTCCGGATGTGGCTGAAGGCCGACGCGTCCGTCGACGTCGTGGCCTTCTTCATCCTGCGCACGCCGACCGATGACGTGGTCGCGCCGAGCGAGGAGCTCGCGCTCATCCCGTTCCCGGTCGACGAGCTGTTCAGCGAGCACCTGCCGAGCTTCGACGCCGTGGTGCTGCAGGACTTCAACGCCGCGCCGTACGGCCTCGCCAAGCACCTGCGTTCGTTGTCGCGGTACGTGGACAAGGGCGGAGGCCTCATCATGGTCGGCGGCCCGGACGCGTTCGTGCCGGGCAACTACGCGGGCACGCCGCTCGCCGAGGTCTTGCCGGTGGAGCTCGATCGCGGGCCAGGCGCGGAAGGCTCGGACGTGGCCTCGTTCGTCCCGCGCACGACCGAGGCAGGACGCGCGGCGCCCGTGCTCGGGCCGCTGCGGGACCTCATCGGCGAGGAGTGGCCCGAGATGCCGGGCGCGAACGTGGTGGGCGACGCGCGGCCAGGCGCGACGGTGCTGCTGGAGCACCCGACGCGCAAGACGCCGAAGGGCGGGCCGATGCCGATCCTCGCGCTCGGCGAGCACGGCAGCGGGCGGACGATCGCGCTCGCGATCGACGGCTCGCACCGGCTGCTCTTCAGCGCCTTCGCGGCGAACGCGGCAGGGCGCGCGCACGGCGCGTTCTGGGACGCGTTGCTCGGCTGGTTGATGCGGGACCCGCGCTTCGAGCCCGCGGTCGTGGATCTCGCGGACGGCTGCATCGCGGGGGAGGACACGACGCTGACGCTCCGGCCGCTGCCCGGGCAGAAGGGCGACGCGAAGATCACGATCCGCAAGCTGGGAGCGGGCGAGGTCCTGCGCACGCTGTCGGCGCGGCTCGACGGCAAGGGCGAGCCACTCTCGCTCGACGCAGGCAAGCTCGAGCCCGGCGGTTACTCGGCGACCGTGGAGATTGTGCCGAGCGAGGCCGGCGCGGCGGCAGACGGGACGACCTCGGCCGAGCGAGGGCCCACGACGCGGCGCGATTTCGCCTGCGAGCGTGGCGGCGACGAGTGGGCAGACACGCGGCCCGATCCCGAGCGGCTCGCGGCCATCGCCGAAGCGACGGGCGGAAAGAGCGTGACGGCGGACGGAATCGGGAGCCTGCCGCTGCCCGCAGCGACGCAGATCGCCGCAGAGAGGCGGGTCTCGCCGCTGCTGCCGCCCTGGGCGTGGACGCTCGGCGCGGCGATGCTCGTCGGCGTGCACTGGATCGTACGTCGACGCAGCGGTCTCGCGTAG